The following DNA comes from Thunnus thynnus chromosome 3, fThuThy2.1, whole genome shotgun sequence.
aatgaaaactaggctcagtggtcacacagtgGATTTgtctttagttgattttttaatttggccttgaatgtattgatagaactacagttcttatcaggtagggcattccactgagttctggctttcacagaaaaagctgactgcccaaatgcagtgcgacaaaatggtatggtacaatcttgtatagaggatattctggaggatctaatagaacttactgagcgagtgtacacaaagtcacatagtggaggaggggccaaaccattaaaattttataaactaggcacaaatttgagaataatctgaAATTGTCAAAGCttagtaaattgtatttctctaGGACcccacagtgatggaaatgcattggctttttgtccagagtttttagagtttgtttgtataaggactcatgaggttttatggctgtttctccagcctgacctcaacatgtgatgcaataagacatatgggaaagaatcatagcatgcataaatatcttggctgcgtccaaagagagacagtttctaatatgtctaaaatttgctaagttttactttatggttttaaccgtttttttaacatgtttattaaagttcaaatttggatggAGTGTCACAcgaagatatttaaaatcattcACCATgtctatttttttccctttgatgaaaatatcagcattaggaggttgtaccatagttttagagaaaaacataccttttgtcttgtttacatttagactcagacatgattgatcaaatgggagaaatatgatctctttttctagtttttgtcagtatacATGCAGCAGGAGAGTCTtgagagacttgttagggcagcctgataataaggaattgcaataatacAGCCTGGAAGTAACAAAtacgtggactagtttttctgcatctttttgggacaggatgtgcctgatttttgcaatattacataaGTGAACATAGGCTAACATGATCACCATAAAaactttataaagtgataatatgtaAATTTAGCTTAGAAGCtaagaagtaacaaatgtgtggactatTTTTTGAGAAAGGCTATGCCTGATttttacgtaagtgaaaaatggcagtccttgaaatttgttttatgtgggagttaaaggacatatccttatcaaagataactcccagattcctcacagaggagctggaggccagagtaatgccatctagagtagatatatcattagataatgtgtttctaaggtgtttagggccgaGCACAATAACTTAAGTTTTGTCTGaatttagtagcagaaaattgcagttCATCCGGGTCcctatgtccttaaggcatgcttggagtttagttaacttaTTGGTTTCacctggcttcattgataaatataattgggaaTCATCTTCATAGCAATGAAAATCTATGGAGTGTTTCCAAATAATATTGCccaaaggaagcatatataaggtgaatagtattggtccaagtagAGAACCTAAATGGCTCCTACAGAATGTGATGATTaattgtgtcaaatgcggcactaagatctaacaagacaagtatagagagaagtcctttgtctgatgcagttaggagatCATTTGTGagtttcaccagtgctgtctctgtgctatgatacACTAtgtaaaacacttaaagcaaggaacttttgcccatggtcttaaatgaaaacaacattcaagatgtccaatgtttaaatacaatcttaaaatatataaaatattcaaagttcaattgttaaattaaattgcaatatgaagcATGATACCTttctcttttaaacatggtagtgaatgagacaacagcctgtgtccacatcatgaACACACATTTTGTCCTGCAGCTCAgtttgttgaacgagccactaaacaaacattcaccgctaacgtcaaTTAGCAGCTAGAAGGCTAATTAGTTGGTcatctgcagcacattaaacagcatgtaaataaCGTTATacatgcagatgtcacttcggacccgttagatgctgatttggtcattgctcttcaaaatccctgttggCAACaagctgtctgtccatgacttgtacttacagcagtttgtttactttgtcttacaTGAGATtacattttgcaattaatccgcggTTCACGTGCCTGCCAAACCGTGGAGGGCGATCCGTACAGATCACGAATCAACTacgatccgttgcacccctagtaACTACTCTTGGAGCACACTGTGcacgtagcagatgtccatgtaaaaaaatccatcacaaactgatgtcagctcgggccaaaagtagaaaaaaacattggaaacttagcattcagagcagcctgaagctgctgctttttgctcacagggattactgctacatatgtttacctcgttatttgacacgttggccacttttaacatgaatatccgacattgtgacattatatatatgtctgaaaagaaggaaaagcataatacctCCCCTTTAAGTCAAATCTTTGGTACTACTTAACTTTTCGGCCAAACCGCAACAGCGGGGCTAGCCCTATAAATGTGAAtgtccctgactgactgactgactgactgcttgactgactgactgtttgactgactgactgatgaagttacaccattagTTGTCCAGTCATATagtaggttttgacctagtcttgttaaACTGAAAATTAGATCAAAACTCAAATTGTAAATTGAATTCatatcattttgtatttttactaaTGAAATGCATGTCATTAATCATATTCCTTTATTAGTAAAATTCCATACGCAAAATTGGAGcattatattataaatttgATGTTGATGACATTTACTTAactctttaaatgtattatatttctttattgatttattattatttgtgcaCTACGTCAAGCAGtcccttgttgttgttgttgaaatggTAAACCTGTTGTGATGTCAATTTTGTACATAATGCTGAGTGCTCCACTGGACTGATAGGAATAACATTTTCTTAGCAGACTAACAAAATGATATTTCTTGGCTATGAGGACTTTCTCAGATTTGAAACCTTTCCTGttatatataaaacatcaaatgGTAATAAATTAAGTTATTCTACAACTGCTGAGATGCCATTTGATGCAACGAGAGTTGCAAAAACTGGAAGCTACAACTACTATTTTATGTGATcagaacagtttgttttttttaattatgttatGTGAACAGGAACTCCCATTTTTCTGATCTCCAGTGGCAAAAACATGTGTTAAAATCTTACATAATTTATATTAGGACTTGGTTATATGGAAAAAATCAACtatcatgatatttttgacaaaatacCTTGATATCaatattgcgacaatattgtggggatgactattggtgctttcacaaaatatttacagaattagatttttgataaataatcatcagtaatatggatataatgaaaatataactgggtaaaagcaaataatagaatagctagaacagtctggtatgttaagaaaatgacatcagtttactgtaatgcagcctttaaaacctgGAATatacaacacttatgccatatcacagtattacaatatccaaaatctaagaaaatatctagtctcatatcccGATATcattatattgatatattgcccagccttAATTTATATCTCACCTACTCCCACCATATTTTAAGATTTGTAGCGtagatgtgatttttaaaagatgaaactgacacaaacatttctTATGACTCTTAACACGTAACAGCATTCTGGAGGAAAGTAAAGGATTATTCTGCTCAAACAAACCAATCACACAGTTAAGGTAGAGGctaaaaatgttactttaacaACTACAAAAATACAACTGTTCATTCTATTCAGTAAATTTCCAATTCTTTCCCATCTCTTGAATCATTCTTTGactttggaaataaaaatactgttgaGTTTATTTATAATAAGAAATGTGAACATATTGATCTGCTTCAGAGGTCATTTAAAATAATCTGAGCAAGATAACTATGTCTTTTGCacttgtttaattaattaatttactcttcattatttttttttagttttttaaattttgtattattgttttatttttttcttttattgacatttatggCTTGATTTAATGAATGAGCAAGTACTATGTGTACTAAAATTCTGTTTCAGGATGTTCTGTCACTGTTCTGTCTCcaataaagttggaaaaaaaaatataaacatgcagCACTCCACATTCACAAAGTAAATGTATTCAGTCTCACTGGCGTAATTAAATATGACTAAAAGGccactttttcatgttttattgtaaacacAAGGATACATATATACCAACACAGGACAATATTCAGTCTGTTAAATACTTTCTAGCAGCAATACTGACCAAAACATCTACTAAAACATCCACAACAGCAGCATGtggctgctgtttttgtttcttcactTGCTGATATGAACGCTCTGGTGGCGGACCAGGTTTCCCAGCACAGAGAAGTTCTTTCCACACTTGGTGCAGCTGTAGGGTCTCTCTCCGTGTGGACTGCCTGATGGACCTTGAGGCTGCAGGCCTGTGAGAAGCGCTTCCTGCACAGGCTGCAGCTATAGCGCTTCTCCCCCGTGTGGACGCTCATGTGTCTCTTGATGTGGCTGGACTGGGAGAAGCGCTTGCCACACTGAGTGCAGCTGAATGGTTTCTCCCCAGTGTGAACCCGCTGGTGGGTTTTGAGCTGATGTGGGTGGATGAAGGGCTTCTTACAGAGGTGGCAGTGAAAGATCCCCTCCCTGCCGTGCGAACGCTGGTGTACCACCAGGTCTCTGGGGCTGGAGAAGAGCTGAGCACTGTGGGCAGCTGAACACTCGTTCTGTGCTGCTGGGCAAGCCTTTGCTCCTCGAGTCAGAGGAGGAGTTACTGAAGGATGGCATggcatttaaaatgaaatctaaCACAATTAAGAGCGCAACAAGTGAAGAGGtatgaatactttctgaatccATTGTATTTAATACTGGTTATATATGAACATAATAAATGGAAGAAAAGGTTGCCAAACACATTTATAGATAATGTGCACTTTTCAGTCATGGCATCTGTACCATTGCTGGCTTCATTAATCTATACAAATAATAGCTTTTGGCTTTCAATGTAGGTTTCtgttatgtaaatattgtataatGGCTCGATTCAAACATGGGACAGGACTATAATGGCTACAGCTGCAACTCTCGAGTGATATTTGGCACCTGCTGTGCAAGAGGGAGCGCACATTTACTACCACCTCTCTCCCTTTATATTAATGTGACTGCATTCAATTCAGACATGTGCTGGAAAGGTTACTAGATCTGACCTTGTAAGATTGCTGTTGTGACTTTTATGGCAAAGTGACTTGGAAGCAAGAGACTGACATGTAAAATTGACAGCACATTTATGTTCTAAAGTGCATGTTGAAGGAGGGTTCAGTTAGCAAGTTACAGGCTAATTTACTGAGCGGTGTTCACTCATGTTAGAGTTTGTTCATGCTTACTGCTGCTACTCGGGGCTGTCTGATGGTCCACCACACTGCAGCTTGTCTGCTCCTCTTCCAGCCTTTCCTTCTTGATTACATCCACCTCTGGCTCCACTGGCTGCACGGTCTCAACCACCGGCTGAGGGACAGAAAATATATAGAATAGGCTTAGGTAGGTAGCTGGTTAGGAAGGTATGGCTCTTTCTGTGGGGTATTGGTTAGGATTAGGTTAGGTATTCCTTTCAGGATATTTATTAACGATCCAGCTACCTTTGTACAGTCCAGTAACTTGGTATTTGTAGTAGTGGGTGTAAAAATACGagctgtatttgtgtgtgtggtctagAAGAGATACAGAAATGGAAATACATAAGTTAAGATGTAAATAAACAATGACTATCTAGTCACccttttttaacaaaataaggTATACTTTATTGTCCCCTTAGGGGAAATGGAAAGTCTGTAGTGCTCTTGCACTACAAATTTGATATGTGCTTAGCAAAGGTTATAAGCAGCCAAGACTGttaaggatgtttttttgtttttcattcattaaattcTTTTAAATTCCTAATTTTTTTAATGGTGCTTTCACACAATCTTTACTTTCAATGGTTACATTTAACTTGCAAGCAACTTTATGTAAACACTAATGTCATTTTTCCATTTGGCATTAAGCTTTTACACAGTAAGGAGGGAGATGGACAGAAGAAGAGATAAAGTAAGACAAGCTGACTGTTGTACAGATAGCAGCACAGACCCTGGACAGCTGACTGTCTGTATTCTCCAGGCTTGTGGACTTGACATGTCTTCTTCCACTGGTAGGATCTTCTCCAAAGTGGTGATCTGTTCAAAGAAAATCAGAGGACTTTGTTGCATATGTATGTTACACTATTGcaagttactgtatgtgtattctCTGCCATGTACCTTGTACTTACAGAAATGCAAACAGCAAGTggtaaagattttaaaatataatgtatattaaaGCACAGactttaatttttgtttgtgtgtggtttaGTGTTGTTAGCTGCATGCATTCAtgtcccattaatgcatgttactaactcgGCATCTTCTCTCTCCagtagttttgtgctttctcatctctttCCTGCTGTTGCTTTCTGCAGGTATTTCTGCCTCCAGAGCTGTAGAATCTGGATCTGTGATTGCAAGCCACCCACTGCCCCCCTGATCCTGCTCAACACCCACTGCTACAATTATAAGTATTAGTCTTATTATTGTATGGTCTAGAAGAGATACAGAAATGGAAATACATAAATTAAGATGTTTACATAAGTTAAGATTATTAGTATtagtcttattattattatcatcatcatgattattattactatacatCTCAATGTGGGACTTGCATTGTGCCATGCTCaccttcttcctgctctctctctcccctctccccctcccaaggagtttttccttgccactgtcgccaagtgcttgctcatggggtaATGTtaggtctagacctgctctatgtgaaaagtgtcctgtGATTACTTCTGTTGTggtttggcactatataaataaaactgacttgactttaCTTAAAGGTTTACACATGTAGCACAGTTGTCACTAATGTCTATGTCCTCCTTTTCAGTCTGGATAAACCTTGCTATCTTTCTGATAAAATCTGTTCAAACCAGAGCCATCACACACAAGGTGACATAAATCTAAGTTAATGTAAAATTACTGacagtactgtgcaaatgttttaggcactaaaagtaacgTGAGGatgcttacaaaaataatgccatgaatagttttttttatttatcaattaacttgatacaaagttgagtaaacagcagaaacatacatgaaatcaatatttggtgtgagcagctttgcctttaaaacagcagcagttctcctcagtacacctgcacacagtttttcaggtacttggcagataggttgttcctgcatcttggggaagttgccacagttcttgtATtgtggatttaggcgtctcagctgcttctgtctctcatATAATTCCAGACTGACTCCATAAtattgaggtcagggctctgtgggggtcataccatctgttgcaggactacTTGCTCTTCTTTAGCTGAAGATAAGACTATCTTGGGCCATCTTGTTTGGactcattgtcatgctgcagaataaatttagGACCAATCCGAaaacctccctgatggtattgcattatggataagaatcaAAACATCTTAAGTGCATAAACCTtttacacagtactgtatgtcctCAATATATCCCCAGTCAGCTTGATACTGTAGCTTTTGTTGCAGACACAACAAAAAGAATAATACAACATCACAAGCTCAACTTTTGAATAATAGAAAAGTCGGTGTAAAATTTGGTGTAAAGCCGAGCCATTTTTACACCAAGCCTAAATGCATGGATCACACAGTGATGGAGCATTCTCCCTCGAGACAAATTTAAGCCAAACTCCTTTAACATCTTTAAATATAACAGCAGTTGCATGTGGCATGGAGACAATGGGCAAAGACACAAACTGCTGAAAGACACTTTCATTATAACAAGAAATGTTCATATGTCGTTATGATGAAAAAAGATCCAGTCAGAGCTTAAAGAGAAGACATTACAGCCTATATTGGAGAAACTGACAATAACTGGTTAAAATCATTTGATGtaaataattgtgttttgttttattattttatgcttGACAAGACACTGTGAGAATCTGCTGTTATTGAAATGCTGAGTCTGTTGTGCTGAGGATTCAATTTCCTCCaaccaaatgaaaatgcatttgaaaaagcctactgtttattttcagtaaattacagtaaaatgctgAAAAGTCATCATACAGTACATggcaaaaagtaaaacaaatggacaacaatctgctgctataactATACATTAACTGATCTGATCAAAGATGCAGATGAAAGCCACAACTTTGGCTCCCAGACCTAATTCAAATGTCTCTCTTCAATGTGAGAGCCCAGTACAACTTTCATTTCAAATGATGTTATTCtgtttttccagcagttggAACCTGGCTACAGGGATCTGCTCCCTTTCAGCCAGCTGCCACTTGAGGCTGAACTAACTGCcattacactcacacacacagtaatacttTGTTGTAGTGTGCTGCAGGTGTAACTTATGAACTCAGGCACCCAGGTCTATACTATTTTTCAGTACTATGCGGTACTTTTATTTTCAGTACACATACTAATTCTATAATAGTAGTCCCACATATTAGAAGTGTATGCAGTATACAGTGTCCTATTTAAGCTTCGAGTGGATGATTTTCGAAAGTATCTaattataatgagaaaaaaatgtaaaaagcagGGGGAAAAGATTAGAAAagacagcagctgtttttcGGCAGTGAGAGACTGTAAGgtcatgttaaaatgtcacatttattgCATGAAGCCTGGTGTGCAATTTTCTCCATGCATGACACAAAGTTCGGATGGAGCAGGCTAACCTTTACTGGTATGTGTCACCACTAGCGCCGGTATGGGCTCCATCAGCCGCAGTCTGCTCTTCAGTGCCAGGTTCTCCCTCTGACTCCGAGATATTTCCAACCTCAGAGTGTCAAAACCATCGTCAACGAGCTGACAGATCTCTGCCACCGCCGCGTTAGCTAAAACTTCCATTATTGACGCCAGCTGACTGTGGAAATTGACACAACTCGCCATCCTGTGAAACGGTAACGTTACTGCTTGCAACTCGACGTGTCTCCCAGCAAATTTACTGTTTAGTTGTTTGCGCAAAGTTAATCAATACATAGAACTTATCAAAAAATGGAGGGAAACAGTAATAGTCATCCTCAGTAATGACTGCCctttataaaaatgttcttatcaattaaattgttgttttttgtttacttgtgtgtCGCAAAGTTGTTCCTTGGTATACCGTAATTATTGGAAGAAAGACGAATATCAAATTCCTTGGACCTTTCTCACGCCAGGGACACAGCctgcgtgaacctcagcagagCATGTATATCgttgaactgctgcgtctcgcACGCTTGCAGCGTCCACACAGACAACGTTTGTTTCATATCGCAACGCATGTTTCATATCATGTCATTTCAtcaataaatttcatttatatttagtttagtcaGAAAACGATTAAGAAGCATGTGCtcaattgttaaaaaataaataaacaatatgtgAGATGAAAGCGGCTTTCTTTTTCATGGGCATGGTGAGGGTTTGGTTGAGGCTACTTCTGTCAGTCACATAGGCCcggtttacacctggtattaacttgcgtctcgggtgatccgatcacaagtggacagctttaagtaGGCCTATACTCCTCAAAAACGacgttttttgttgtttttttttttttgttttgttttgtttttaagattgATTATATTAATCATTCCGCCAGTTAAACCCCGCTGTCACCgctccaagtgaagaaaatccctccagacGACACCAAGTTCCCTAAGCGAGCCAAACACACTccgacaaacaaacctccaaactgtcaggagggaaactgacaacaaataaagaaaataacaacatcAAATCTCCGCCTCGAAGCAggtgaaacaacaggcaggagcccctgtttgaactaatatcacagaaagtGACAGGAGTTGAGAGAAGAAGCTCCGTGTGTCACCGACTCTCCGTACTGGAGTTCCCCGCCAGAGAGACTCCCTACCCCTGCGTGCACTGCCCAGGCTGACATTTCATGCCTGTGACATACTCTACACATATAAATggatggtaaatggactgtacttgtatagcgccttccTAgtccactcaaagcgctttcaCACTACGAATCActttcacccattcacacacattcatacgctgaatagTACAGGGGCTAcaatgcaaggtcccaacctgcccatcagaggaaatctaatcatttatacacattcacacactgatgacacagccatcaggagcaattcgGGGATacgtatcttgcccaaggacagaTCGACATAccgactggaggagccgggaatcgaaccgctctacctcctgaaccacagccgCGACATTGAAATCATAGTGAAAGGTGTTATTTTGCTGGtatgatgtcaatatgactGTCAACAGATCATCTTCTCTGCCTATTTTTGCTGAGAACGGTGTGTGTCACACCTGGGCCACACTGAATGCGTGAGCAGCGCGTGTGCgtcgcggaacctcttgcttttcatttcggtgcccatgttaacaggttagagcgtCTCACGCGAggctgctgcgtcgcttcatctagagattcgaggtctcgcctattttctccGCGTGACGCgcgcggttctcagcagaaatagacagggtaAACaagaaagatagggctgccagtggcagacgcgccgcagcagacacgcttccagtgtggacgctgcaagcgtgagagacgcagcagttcagcgatgaacacacactgctgaggttcacgcatccagtgtgtcccaggcgttaTGCGGAATAAATAGGCGAGACCCCGAATCTCTGAATGACGCGCCGCAGCAGCCACGcgggctgtgtggctgctctaatctgttaacatgggcgccgaaatgaaaagcaagaggttccgcaACGCACACGCGCTGTGTGTCCCGGCTGGAATGCGTTGGGGTGTTATGTGTGGACTACAGCCAGGACCATAATTTTACAAACATTGGTCAGGCCAGATTTAACAATTGTGGACTGTAAATTCCTCCCAGTTTGCTAAAACCCTACAAAGGTCATGACCACAGTGTCCTCTGGCTCTGACCACAGATTTCATTAGACaagattttattattgttttaatccatttttaaataattttctggGCTTGATCTCAGCATTAGAATGGCAGATAGTGGATGGACACGTGGACATATGGGTGGTTTCATCAGATTGTTTCTGCAGACAcagccatagactgtaaaaaatatggacatagtcaccatgacgtcacccattggtttgtggactgctgttTTGAGCAAGCTCCCAGGAACAGTGCTgggctgtgaagccaatttgacatagcagccaaacgtctgtaaatcagcagataccTGAAGATGCCTTTGCTAACCTGCTCCAGGCTGACCCTCCACTTTTCAGCCCatgtcttttcattcatttaaaagcaaAGTCAAAAAGAGCAAATGTAATTCacgaaaattttaaaaaaaaaccataatattttaaatggtAGGTTCACAATAaacctgtcttaaaacaacagtcaggtgcctatATGACCACTAACACCTTTTTCgggctgtaatcattcctcctgttcatactgaccattacaAGATCCCtccataatgcacttataatgtaagtgatggggcacaaaatccacagtcctccttctgtgcaaaaatgaatgtaaaagtttatctgaagctaatatgaagcttcagtcatccaaatgagtcaaatcaagtagatcaGAGAATTGTCTCCCAGTTCTGCAGTTTccttcagctctacagagcattttaacatctttcagctAATTTTTTGGTTTCCAATCCCACAATTTTACACTAATCAGCTATTTTCAGTGAGGCATCTATGATAAACCCAGTGTACACTACCTGTCATCACTAAacgcaaacagacacagttgcaactagctggtgaacttAGTGGAGCAaaggagccagatatttccttcaggagttgatggagaccaaaacagagttaGAGGCTTTTGTTGCTCTGAGTCAGCTGGGTGTGtgagctgtttgctaacatgtacATTATATCAGGCTTTTGGCTGCTACCAGGTgaccaaaacaacaataacaaaaactcAATTCATGCAGCTTGTCAAGGtgaatactggaccatgacTGGCTCCAAAATAgtggtgatgtcacaaatcctgttTATAAGTGCCCACCTTAAGCTCTAAATTTTCAGTGTGCACAGAGAAAGTTTCCGCCCTCAGCAGATGCATGTGTACACAGCCTTCCAGTGTCagactctgcacatacatcattctgcacagtgaagctcaaacatccaactgtaggaacaagaagaacacatttttgagtgcaAGTGGACTTTAAGCTCTCACTTTAAGCATTtccattttgcattttttcaaaattttactcCCCATTTCCAAACAGCCAATTTACACTTTCCATTTATCATTTCAATATCCaactttgcattttcttttacacatttaattCAAACTATATTACATTCAGTATTAGAGAAAAATAGTAACTTATTTACCATTTCTCTTTCTGGGTCAAATGATCCTCCATATTCAAGTAGTTTGAGGGCAGGCAGCTGCTTGTGCAAACAGTATTTTGTTCTACTCATCAAGCTTGTTTTGCCTTGAAGCAACTAGCTGagtaaatgttacatttacatgACCTCAAAGTGGTCATGATCAACCATAATGACAGAAAAGGTGTGTTTGAATTTCTTCAGATGTCTACACACCAGAATCAGCCCTAATTTCTGCCACTCTACCCAGCAGAAATGATCGAGAACAAtgctcatttttcatcaaaccTTTTCAAAATTAAACCTAATTATGATGAATTTAGTGTGAAgacaaaagtcatttttcaaaaacatttttattgaccAGGAATGCTTGTCAAGACTTTCCGAACGTTTtccaaaataaatcaaaaggaaaaaaatagtaGCATGGATACTTCCCAACAATATAATAACATTGTCTGGTTATAAAATAATAACCAGAGGCAGtaaatttcaaatatgaaaagacataaaaaccaAATGCTGTGAGAAGCACATCAACAGGGAGTGGACACAATAATGTGAACACCTGAACATAGCCTTAGATGGTTGTGGTGTTGACCTGGActgcattatattatatacaagTGAATCCCACTGGTTCTTTTGTAACATCCTCTACTTGGCAGTGTGTAGAGCTTGGTGCCTGATGAGGTTGCTGAGGAAGGAGAAGTTCTTGTCACACTTGGAGCAGTGAAATCTCTTCTCCCCAGTGTGGACGCTCTGGTGGACCTTCAGGTT
Coding sequences within:
- the LOC137179661 gene encoding LOW QUALITY PROTEIN: zinc finger protein 18-like (The sequence of the model RefSeq protein was modified relative to this genomic sequence to represent the inferred CDS: inserted 1 base in 1 codon), which produces MASCVNFHSQLASIMEVLANAAVAEICQLVDDGFDTLRLEISRSQRENLALKSRLRLMEPIPALVVTHTSKDHHFGEDPTSGRRHVKSTSLENTDSQLSRTTHTNTARIFTPTTTNTKLLDCTKPVVETVQPVEPEVDVIKKERLEEEQTSCSVVDHQTAPSSSRAKACPAAQNECSAAHSAQLFSSPRDLVVHQRSHGREGIFHCHLCKKPFIHPHQLKTHQRVHTGEKPFSCTQCGKRFSQSSHIKRHMSVHTGEKRYSCSLCRKRFSQACSLKVHQAVHXGERPYSCTKCGKNFSVLGNLVRHQSVHISK